CCAGATAAAGTAGTTTATGGATATGATTTGATGTCGAGTGTTGCGATCACTGCCTCGTTGAATGGGGCTAAAATATTAACTTATAATGAGGTTGTTGAATTCTTAAGGGAGGGTAATACCATTAAGGGAATTAAGGCGGTTGACAGGATAAATAATGAGACCAATATAATAAGATCTGATATAGTAGTTAATACTGCAGGTCCATGGGCCTTTAAAATAATAAAAATGGCCGGATTGGAGGAGATACCGATTATGCCAACTGCGGGAATCATGGCAGTATTTGACCAAAAAGTTAACAATATGGTTCTGAATAGATTAAGACCACCTTCTGATGGTGACATTATAGTACCATATTTTGATAGATCAATTCTGGGAACTACTGCGACGATAATTGATGATCCAGATAACTTTACAATATCTGAAGAAGATGTAAATATGCTAGTTGAGGAAGGTTCATATCTAATACCAAAATTAAAGGAAATGAAGGTAGTAAGGACTTATGCTTCAGTGAGACCGTTAATAAGGAGTGAAGGAACTGGTAGAGAAGCTACAAGGGATTTCAGGATAATAGATCATGAAAAAGAGAATGGAATCTATGGATTAATATCTGTAATTGGAGGTAAATTTACAACTGGAAGATTAGTAGGAGAGAAAGTTTCCGACATGGTTTCCTTAAAGTTAGGAGTAAAGAGTGAAAGTAAGACTAGAAACACCAAAATATTGAGCCCTTCTGATCTTAATTTAATGGAATATGCTGAGAAATTTGGTTTAGCTAAAGCTTTAGTAAAAAGCGCATTGGAAAGAAAGGGAACATTGGATGAGGAAAGATATTTGAGTTCACTATATATTCTTTTATCCCTAATTTCAAGAAGAGGAGGATAAAGGTTGGAATTTAAGGGAAGCTTTAGTATCGGAAAGACTGTTAATTTAGTTAAGGAATTCTTATTGGATCCTAAACAATTTGCTGAATGCCTACCTGGTATACAGAATTATGAAGTGGTAGGTGATACTTTTAGGTCAAATTTTAAATTAGATATCTCACAGATGAAGATCCCTCACATGAGTACGTTAACTACTGTTATAAATGCTAAGATTCTCGATAAGGCTGATGGAATAGAGATAAGTGGTAATGGAAGATCTGCTGGTGTGGGTGTAAAATTTAATATTGTACTCAAGCTTAGTGGAAACTCAGAATACACTAAATTGGAATGGCGAGCCAATATAGATTTAGGTTTGCTTTCTAGGTTATTGGGAGATGAAAATATAATAAAAATAGCTGAAGCAAATATAAATCATATAATAAGTTGTATCTCAACTAAATTATCGTAAGTGGATCTGACATAATGAAAGATATAAAAATCTTTCTTAAATAAAAAAGAAATTTTTATTTGTTATGATATGCTTTTTCCGCTGCTTTAAATACTGGTACTAAAAACTCTTCTACACTGGCACCAATTATTTCGTAGCCCGGTTTACTTATTAACTCCCTTATTGCCTTTACTGCACTTTCGTATTCATTATACCTAAGCCCTTTAATGCGCTTTACTATCTCTTCATCCAAATCTGGTGGAGATAACCCATAATCTCCTGTTATCATTAAATCGTATATTATACCTTTATCATCAACAGCTACTGTGGCTTGAATTAATTTTCCATATTTTTCTTAGTTTGTGGAGTTTACGAGGCATAGTTACTAAAACCTGATGTAACCATAGAATATAATTTTTTCTATAAGGGGGCGACCGATGGACATTTTCAACCCCTTAACCACCATTATAAAGCGTAGATAATTATTTAGTACTTGGTTTATGCAAAAAACCTATATATGGATAGTAAAATGGGTAATATGGAAGAAAAAGTACTTGCTATGGATGAGAGGGGCAGGATTACATTGAATAATTCAAATAGTAGATGGTTAAAATGTAAAGCTTATGAAGTACTTCAGTTGAATAAGATGTTAATATTATATCATAAGGATGAAATTTAAATCTTTTGTAAAACTTCCTAGGTAAGACTTCTTTCTCTTAAATTAAAGAGCTCATTATTAGGAATTATTAAACAACATATAAATTTTAATTTAGTCATAAAAAATATTTTATTTTATCATAAAGTTTTTATATGAAATTCGATGAATCTTAACCCCCTTAAAGAGGATTGAACTTTATCTTTTTCCCTTATCATTTAATTCCTTTCTCTTTTTCTTGCAATACCCTCCATAAAATCTTTCCAGAGCCACTTTTAGGTAAAGAATCGACAAACTCTATTATTCTAGGATATTCATATGCACTCATATGTTGCTTACACCATTCTCTTATTTCATCTGCAGTGACTTTACCCTTATATTCTGGTTTCAATACAATATATGCCTTAACTTCCTCGCCAACTCTTGGATCTGGAGAAGCAACAACACATGCTTCCAAAACTGCAGGATGTTGATATAGTTTATTCTCAACCTTAGTTGGCCATACCTTATAGCCAGCTCTATTTATCATTCTCTTTATTCTATCAACTATAAAGAAATACCCTTCTTCATCCATGTATCCAAGATCTCCCGTTCTAAAATACTCAATACCATTAATGGTTATGAAAGACTTTCTAGTTTCTTCATCTTTATTCCAATATCCCTTAAATAAACTTGGACATTTAACTACTATTTCACCCTCTTTATTTGGCGGGAGCACTTCTCCAGTCACTGGATCTATTACTAACGCATCTACTCCAAAATGAGGTATCCCTAAACATTGCAATTTAGGTCTATTAGGAGGATTAACATGAGTCTGTGACATTGTTTCCGTTAATCCATAACCCTCTATATAATCCAACCCAGTAAGCTCCTTAAGCCTTTTAGCTACTGCTTCTGGCATTGCCGCTCCACCTCCTCCTATTAGAATCAAGGAACTTAGATTCCTTTTCTCTATTCCAGGTAAGGCTAATAAATCCACAACCATTGTGGAGATATTAGTCCAATGGGTAATCCTATACTTCTCAATTGCATCTACGGCAGCTTCTCTATCCCAGACTGATAGTAAAACCATTGTGGCACCAATATATAATGGTGCGTTGAGACTATGAACAAAACCAGTGACGTGAAATACTGGCAATGATGAAAGTACTACTGCTGAAGGAGTTACCATATTCCAAACCACTGAACCTAAAATTGTTGGCCATATGGTCGAATGAGTGTGAATACAGCCCTTTGGAAAACCAGTGGTTCCAGAAGTATATGGTATAACCGCAATATCCTCAGCTTTAACTTCCACTTGAGGGGGAGAATAATTATTTCTTAATGAATCTCTCCACAAAATTACGTCTTTTACATCTATTTCCGGTTCCTTTTGCACTAATGGATGTATTTTTATTTCCGGTTGCTGGGGTAAGTAATCCTTAAATCTCCCGGCTATAACCCATTTTACTTGCGTGTTTTCCCTAGCTTTAATCACCTTATTAAGGTAGAGCGATAATGTTATTACACCGACCGCCCCAGAATCCTTAAGTATATAGTTTAACTCATCTTCTGCTATTAAGGGATTTATTGGTACTAGAATTGCATTTGCTCTAAGTATACCATAATATGCTATAACCCATTGTACCGAATTTGGCATAAATATTGCTACTCTATCTCCTTTTCTTACACCAAGTTCATTATGTAAAAATGCTGAGAACCTAAGCACATTTTCCCATAGCTCCCTATACGTTATTTTATTACCATAGTATATAATTGCGTTCTTGTTAGGATATCTTTGAGAGGAAACTTCTACTATATTAAATAGAGGGACTTCAGGATAATCTAAGGTTTTGGGTAAGTGAGGTGGCCAATACTTAAACCAAGGCCTATCTGAGCTCTGACTCATAAAAAAATTTAGTAAAATATGGTAATAAATCTTTATTCGAAGAAAAGCTTATGTATTATAAAATAGAAAGAGAATATGATGCAGAAAATACCCCTAGTTGGTAAGGAGCCAATAGAACCTAAAGACATGGGTTTTACGCTTATTCATGAACACCTTAGAGTTTTCAGCGAGGCTGTTAGATATCAATGGCCTCACCTATATAATGAAGAGGAGGAATACAAGAATGCAGTAAATGAGGTAAAAAAGGTAATGCAATTAGGGGTTAGAACAATAGTTGACCCTACAGTAATGGGATTGGGTAGGGATATAAGGTTCATGGAGAGAGTGGTTAAGGCTACTGGCGTAAATTTAATAGCCGGAACTGGAATCTATATATACGTTGACTTACCATTTTACTTTCTAGGAAGATCTGTAAATGAGATAGCCGATTTATTTATACATGATATAAAGGTAGGGATACAGAACACCTCAAATAAGGCTGGATTCATAAAAATAGCTGCGGATGAGCCTGGAATTACAAAAGACGTTGAGGCGGTAATAAGAGCTGCTGCAATTGCACATAAGGAGACTAAAGTACCAATAATAACTCATTCCAATGCACATAATAATACTGGCATGGAACAACAAAGGATATTAATGGAAGAAGGAGTAGATCCAGGGAAAATATTAATAGGGCATTTAGGTGATAGTGATAAAATAGATTACATAAAAAAGATCGCTGATAAAGGATCTTTTGTGGGATTAGACAGATATGGATTAGACTTGTTCCTTCCAGTTGATAAAAGAAATGAGACAACCTTAAGGTTAATTAAGGAAGGTTACGTCGATAGGTTAATGATTTCACAAGATTATTGTTGCACAATTGATTGGGGAACAGCTAAACCAGAATTTAAACCAAAATTAGCTCCGAAATGGAGTATGTCACTCATATTTGAGGATGTGATACCGTATTTAAAGAAGAACGGAGTAGGAGAGGACATAATAGATAAAATATTTAAGGAAAATCCTAAAAGGTTCTTTAGCTGAATTTTTAATAAGAGTTTTTTATCACATAAAAATACAAATAATCTAATCCTTTTTTGTATAATTGGAAATTCCTCACAATTAATTCACTATTGGAATAGTTTGTGGATTTTCTGAAAATTGAGGCTATTCTCTCCATCAGGACTATTCATAGAATTATCGCCTAGTTTCCAAATGATACACACACTACTATTGGAATTCCAATATTCAATTTGCTATTTAAATAATAAAGGGTATTTTAGTAGATCTAGAAATAATTTTTACTCATAGACGACATCTATATGATAAATATTTATTCTCAAAAAATAACTTATTAACAACATGCCATTAGATCCGCAAGTTAAAGATCTCTTGACCAAATTAAACTCGTTATTACCTTCAACACCGTTAACTCCACAAGAATTTAGAAGGATTAGAAATGACATTTTCCTCAAAATGTTCAACAATGAAAAAGTTGAGTTAGCTAAAGTTCAAGATATGAATATACCGGGGAGGAATGGGAGCATACCAATAAGGGTTTACGTTCCGAACCAGAGGGAAAATCTTCCTGCCGTTATCTACTACCATGGAGGGGGTTTCGTTTACGGAAATTTAGATACGCATGATAGTGTGTGCAGGTTAATTTCGAAGTTATCGGAATCAATTGTGGTTTCAGTAGATTATAGATTGGCACCAGAACATAAATTCCCCACACAAGTTTATGACGCATATGACGTAGTGAAGTGGATAAGTACCAACGGAGGAAAGATGGGAATAGATACCTCAAGGATTGCAGTTGCGGGAGATAGTGCAGGAGGTAACTTATCTGCAGTTGTAAGTATTTTAGATAGAGATAATAACGAGAAGATTATTAAATATCAAGTATTAATCTATCCCGTAGTCAACATGTTAGATTCTTCACCCTCAATGTTTAACTATGGGGATGGATATTTTCTGACTTATGAAAGAATGATGTGGTATCATAAACAATACGTTAAAGAAGAAAACGATTACTATAATCCTTTAGCATCGCCCATTTTAGCTAATTTAAATAATCTCCCTCCAGCTCTTGTAATTACCGCCGAATATGATCCTTTAAGGGATCAGGGGGAAATGTACGCTCACAAATTAAAAATTAATGGAGTAAGGGCGGTTAACGTAAGGTATAATGGAATGATTCATGGTTTTGTGAGCTTTTACGAGTACTTAGACGTGGGAAGAGAGGCGATACAGCACATAGCCTCATCGATTTATAAAAGGTTTAACTTCACTTAATGATATTTTTTAGAATGCCTATTTTTTCCACATATAATTCTATGGTACTGTTTGGTTTTAATGATTTACCTATGTCTATTCCAGTACAACCTGATACTGTACCACTGCCAAAGACATCCCCAGGTCTAATGTATTCATCTTGTGAAACATATGCTATCATATCTTCAAACGTCCATTGCATATCCTCTGCCTTAGTATCGCACCAAACTTCATCGTTAACTTTAGCGTAAACCCTTAATCCCTTAATGTCAGATAACTCATCTCTGGTCACAATCCAAGGTCCTAATCCATTAGCGAAATCCTTACCTTTAGCTGGTCCCAGTAAACCCTTCATTTCAACCATTTGAATATCTCTCGCGCTGAAGTCATTAAATATTGTAAAGCCCAATATGTAGTTCTTAGCGTTTTGTTTATCTATATCTTTGCCTTTCTTATATATAATTGCAGCTATTTCCAATTCTATATCAACACTCTTAGAGTACTTAGGCCAAGGCACTTCTTCTAAATGTCCATAGAATATTGCCGGATCACCCTTATAATAGATGGGTATTTTAAACCACTCTTCTGGTATCTGTTGCCCTCTTCTTTTATACGTAGCCTCAACATGTCCTCTAAAAGCCAGAAAATCCCTTAACATATTTGCCCTCAGTAAAGGTGCCTTTAATTTAACCTCGTTAATACTGTAAACTACGTCTCTCCTTTTCTTAGCCCACTCTAATACTTCCTTAACCAATTCTAATCCCTTATCACCAGCTTGAAGAACTCCTAACATATCACTTGGTAATAACGCATTGCAATACCTTTCAATGAATTGTTCATCCTCTCCTTTCTCTAAAAACATTAAATAACAGGAGGTATTCAAATCTGCAACGTGTTCATTATCTATCAAAACACCGCTCCTTACTCGGTGATCCCTCACAAAGCTTACCAGTTTCATGTTCTCTAAAAATATTTTAGTCAAATAAAGTAATATATATTATCATGATGGAAGTTCAATATAAGTTCGAAAGAGTGAGCGATAATATATATGCATTCGTTCAGGGTAATGGAGACTGGTTTTTAAGCAATGCGGGGATAATTATAGGGAAGAATTACGTTATAGTTGTGGACTCCTTAACTAATGAAAAAATGACGAGACAGTTCATTTCGGAGATAAGGAAAGTCACGGATAAGCCAATAAAATATTTAATAAATACACATGAGCATGAGGACCATCTGTGGACTAATCATTTGTTTCCTAATGCAATTACGATTTGTCATAGAAATTGTAGGGAAAGAGTTATAGAAGGCATGAAGAGAGGTACTAATCCTTATGAGAGATTATTCAAAATAGATTTCTCAGGATACAAATATACTCCTCAAGATATCATTATAGAAAGTGAGATGAGAATATTTGCTGATATTGAAAAAGATGTAAGGTTAGTGTATGTTGGTTACGCTCACACTACCAGTGATATTTACGTTTACATCCCTGATGAGAAAGTGATCTTCACTGGAGACCTATTATTCTCTCCACCTTGTACTCCTTTCGCCTTAATGGGTTACATCCAAGGATATATAAACGCGTTAGAGCATTTAGCTAGCCTTAATGTTGATGTTTACGTTCCAGGTCACGGCGAAATAAGCTATGATAGAAAATCTTTATACGAGGCTAGAGATTATTTAATTTTCGTTAGGGATGAGGCTAGAAAGATGATGAGGCAAGGTATTAACGATCCAATAAAGGCTTCTTATGAAATCAATTTAGGTAAGTATAATGAATGGATAAGTAAGGAAAGAATAGTCGGTAACATGGCTAGGGCATATAGTGAGTTAAAAGGAGCTCCTCCAGCTTCTAAATTAGAAAACGTTGATAGAATACTAACAGAAATGCTTAAATATAGAGAAAAAGAAAGAGGTACTTTTTAATGTTCTTCAAGCCATTTTAACACTATTTTGTTAACATCTTTTTCTGCGTTATCTCCAGTATACACATCCAAATGACCATAACCTTTTAATAAAATGACCTCAGCGTTCTTGGGTAGTTTTTCTTTATCGAATGCTTGAAGTCCAAATCTTTCGCTTATAAATGATATTACGGGAACGTCAATTTCTTTATATTTCTCCTCAAATCCGAATTTTCCTCTTTCTAAGTTAAGTAAATAGGGCCAATATGGATCAAATGACGCAAGTATTGGAAACATGTCTTCTTTTTTAGAAAAGGGATAATCATAGGGATTAGCTGAACCCGTGGCGTATAAGCTATCCATGAGGAAATCACTTATAGTCTTGTATTTAGGATCTGGACTAGGCATATCTGGATTGGCTAACGCATAAGCCCATATGGGATTATTGGGGCCTCCTCTACTAGGAATAGCGTAAATACCCTTACTGTCCATTTCCTCAATACTGGTTACCTCTGGATTATAAAATCTAGGCCTTAATCCACTTTTTGTGGGACCTCCGTCTAATAGTATAAGACCTTTTACGTCATCTTTCCAATAAATTGAGGAGTAATTCAGAGATGCTATACCACCAAAGCTTTCTCCCGCTATAAATATCTTCTGTTGATCGGAGTCTTTCTTGATGAAATTCACGCATTCTTTTATATCACTAATCCACGAATTCCAACCCCAATTTCTCATGAAAGAGAGTTGTTTATCCCTAAGGTATGGGGGAACGAAATGAGTTCTATAATCTATAGTATATACGTTAAACCCATTTTTAGCTAGATATAAAACTATTGATTTTCTATAATCTGGTATTGTATAGTGAACCCCATGCCAACTTATGCTTACTAACTGTTCCCCACTAGACCATGTTCCAGGGAGAACTAAAACGGCGTAATTTCCTCCATCTTTTACGCTCACCTTATGAAGCGATATGATATCATACGGACTACCCTTTCTCTTTAATTTCCATACACTCTCCATCAATGTTTCATTTCCTATAACGGGAACATAACTTTTCACAATTTTCCATCCTTCAAACACTTTACTCAGCCTCTTAAGATGTCCTTTAGTGCAGAACCTACCATGATAGTAACTAATCTACTTACTCTAGGAGAACCTAGGAATCCATGAACCATACCATTTACTCTAAAACTCAGCGTAGGAACTCCAGCTTCCATTAGCCTATTTGCATAAGCCTCTCCTTGATCCCTTAAAGGATCGAATTCTGCAGTTACGACTATAGCTTGAGGGAGATTAGTTAGGTCCTCAGCTATTAATGGTACAAACATGGGATTATATAGATCCCTTTCATCTCTTATATACATTTTAATTCCGTAGTCTACAGGTACGTTAATGTCCAAGAAATATCCCTTCCTGTATTCATTCATGGACTTAGATGCTAGATCCAAATATACAAACGGAACTACTAGGGCTTGAGCTTTAAGCTTTATTCCGTTGTCTCGGGCAAGGATAGATGTGACAGCAGCTAAGTTACCCCCTGCACTAATTCCGAAGACCGCTAACTTATCCTTATTGCCACCTATTTTGTCAGCGTTTTCATAAGCCCATTTTACCGAATCGAAACAATCAGTTACCGCGGCAGGGAATTTGTTTTCTGGTGCCAATCTGTAATCAACTGAGACAACTATACAATTGCAAGAGTTAGCTAATATTCTTGATATACTATCCTCAGTTTCTATACTTCCTAAAATCCACGCTCCGCCGTGAAAGTGCAGTACAATAGGCAGTTCTTTTTCACTATTTGGATAATATATTCTTACTGGTATTTCACTTTCAGATCCCCTTATTTTTCTATCTTCAACCTTATATACTGGTTCCTTTATCGTAGACTCTGCCAATAATTTGTTCAATTTCTCTCTAACTTCCGGTAATGAATATTTAGTAAAATCTAATATGTTAGCTTTGTAGAAATAGTCTAAAAATTTCCTTACCTCCGGATCTAGAGGGATTTTTCCACCTAAATACACTTTATTTTGACTGAATATATACCTTCTTACTATAAAATCTTAAATAAGTTTTGTGAGTTTATAATAAGCCGTTGACAACAGTTTCCATGAAACTGTGCTTTGTGGGATATTTGCAAACTATCTTATTTTATACGTTATTTTTACTATGAAGAGAATGTAAAAAGTGACGTAAGTTTGAAAACCCCCACAAGGTAATGAAACTGTGAATTTTATACACTTTGTCAACAAATCATTTAATATGCTAAGACCCCAAAGAAATATGCCAAAAGTTAGGAATATATTATTTAAGAGTATGCGAAGAAGGAGTATGTGAAACCAGAAAGATTACTATCTAAAAAATGAGATTTTTAGAGAAGAAGATTTGAAGAGAATAGCGGGAATAATAAGGAAAAGCAGTACTATACGCAATGAGATTCAAACTCTGATCTAATTGATGAACTACCTCACACGAATAAAGATAGTCTTACGCACCTTAACCTCCCAATTGAAGATAAAAATCGTTTAATATGATAAGGATAAGGAAAGATCATCGTTTTTGAATACCTTTTTCAATATAACCCTCATTTATTTCCTCTAGTCTAACCCCTACAGTCTTAGGTATTGTGAACCATAATAGAGCTGCAGCAAACGGAACTGGAGCAGCTAAAACAACCCACGCTAGCAATGGACCAACCAATCCTATTAATGGGAAAAGCAATAGAGGGCCAATTACACCACCTAAATGCCCAATACCATCAGTTATTGCGAATCCAGTAGATCTAGCTGCAGTCGGGAAAGATTCGCTACTCATTAGATATCCAGCTAAATAAGGCGGGTTAAGTAGGAATTCAAGAATGAAATAAGTGATAAACCATACTATTAAAGCCTTATGAAGTAGCAAGTACGTAGAAACGTATGCTGATACTAAGAAACCGATACCACCTATTTGTGTTAATAGTCTCCTATCAGTTCTTTCTACTACCCCAAGTAAAATGAACGATATCACAGTAGCACCTATAGCTGCGAATCCCGAAAACCTAATGTATTCTGCATACTGAATAGGTGAAAAACCAACAACGACTTTTACGAATGTGGGAGCTAAGCCAGTAGAAGTGTATTGTATGAAGTAAATGAAGAACCAGAAAATTGTAAGGGAAATTAATCGTTTAAGATACTTAGGCTCCCCTAATATCCTCAATTGATTATAAGAGGAAATTTCTTCATAGTGAATAACCCTAGGCTGTGGAAGTGATGAAACTTTGGCTCTTCTCATACTCACTTCCTCCATCTTTTTCACTATCTTTTCAACGTCAGTTATCTTTCCTTTCTTTACTAGTACCCTAATGCTCTCTGGGGATAAGACTGCTAAAACTGCTGTAGTTATAAGTGATAAGACTGCGGGTATGAGAAAAATTACACGCCAACCTATTGTGGGATAGGTGGTGACAATAAGGGCCGCGATCACTGTACCTACACCAACTGCTGTCCATCCTGAGATGAAAATCCAGTTAGCGTATTTTCCTCTCTTCATGCTAGGAGAAAACTCAGATATGTAAACCATTGCTAAATTAAGCCCTGCCCCAATACCAACTCCTTCTATTACTCTAAAAATGAATAGAGTGATGTAGTTCGTTGCTAAACCCATACCTAAGCTACCAATACCTAGCAGAGCGAATGTCAGAATCATTACTGGCCGTCTACCTATCCTGTCTGCAGTGATACCGAGTCCTATTGAACCTACAATGTAACCTGCTAATCCTACTGAAACGATTATAGAGGCTTGTGTTGGATTTATAAAGGGAATATAAGGCAAAGCAAAACCTAAATTTGATACAGCATCGTATAGAGTTGCGAAGTATCCTATACCCAACGCCCATAATAGTAAATACGACAGACCCCAAGTTGGTAACCTATCTATTCTAGCTAGATACTCATCTAATATACTCTTACTGCTCATGTGATTAGATTCGTAGATTAATTCATAAAGATATTTTATAATAGTCAAGTTTTGAGATTTATACTTATATTGTATAATTAGATACTAAAACTAGTTATGTATATAAACTTAGTAGCACCTATAATGCAATAAAGAACTTATGAGCTCTTAACACGATCAATTCTTATATTTGTAGGACGAGACGCGTGAATGTGCATATAATGCTACTTTGTTGAAGGTTTTTCAAAACTCACGTTACTTTTTTCACATTCTCTAAATAGTAAAAAAGAACGCTAGATAGTTTACAAATACCCCACAAAGCAACATCATACTAATATTTACATTCTGCTTTATATAGAGAAAACGTAAAATCACAAAAATCAATGAAAAAGAGGTAAGTTTTAAAACTAGTCAGACTAAAATGACTTTGCGATGATATTTAGTTTAAAATTGCCTATGCAAGGGCCCTTAAAATACGTTAATGCCTATTTGATAAAGGATGGTAAAGAGAGCTTATTGATTGATACTGGGCTACCTACCCAAGAGGATATTATGGTGTTGAATAATTATTTGAGAGAATACGGGTACCCCGATCTTGTCGTAATTACTCACTACCATCCAGACCATATGGGTCTAGTTAGATTATTTAAGGATAGTAAAATACTAATACATGAAAGAGAACTTAGTTATCTCAATTATCTTTTAAGTGATGAATATGAAAGAGAAATGAAAGCTTTCTTTTCTGCAAATGGGTTTCCACATGAATTAATACAGAAATTATTTAGAAATAGAAATAGGTTTCATGACATAATTGAAGGAGTGACTTTTAATACAGTTAGAGATGGTGACATAATAAAAATAGCTGATAAACAACTGAAAGTGATATGGACTCCCGGTCATACAATGGGTCATATATGTTTAACTTATGAAGATGTGATATTCTGCGGTGATCACATATTGCAAGATGTAACTCCTAATGTTTCTTTACTAAAATTGGATGATAATCCTCTAAAAGGTTATCTAGAAAGTCTAGATAGAGTCAAAAATCTTGATGTAGAGCAATTATATCCTGCACACGGAGAGCCATTCAAAGAATTCCGTCTCAGAATAGAGGAGATAAAGAATCATCATAAACAGAGATTAAGCGAAATTTTGAGAATAATAAAAGCTAAGGGGAGAGCTAACGCATATGAAATTGCAACTGGTATTTCATGGTACAAAAAGTGGGATGACCTTTCCACTTTCGATAAGCAATTGGCAATAGGTGAAACACTAGCTCATATTAAATATCTAATAGAAGAGGGAACCATAAAGGAAATAAATAGTAATAGTATTTATTATACTATAAGTAGTTGATTTTAGATGGGTAAATATTAAAAAATGTATGAAGATTGAATTGAGATTACTTTTTAACCTTATTTTGCTTATTTTATTCGATGAAGGTAGAAGACATTAAAAAAATTCTTGTAGTAGGAGCGGGTACAATGGGACATGGTATTGCAGAAGTAGCAGCAATTGCTGGATATAAGGTGTACTTGAGTGACGTTTCTCAGGACATTTTAAATAACGCACTGGATAGAATAAAATGGAGTTTAACTAAACTACAAGAAAGAGGGCAAGTCAAGGAAAGTATAGACGCAATAATGTCTAGAATCACAACTGTAGTAGGATTAGACAAAACTGTCAGTGATGCTGATTTTTCAATAGAGGCTTCCCCTGAAAGAATGGATATAAAAAGGCAAGTCTTCTCTAAGCTTGATGAGTTATTACCACCACATGCAATATTAGCTACAAACACTAGTAGTTTACCCATTACTAAAATAGCTGAGGCTACTAAGAGACCAGATAAGGTAGTGGGAATGCACTTCTTT
The nucleotide sequence above comes from Sulfolobus tengchongensis. Encoded proteins:
- a CDS encoding MBL fold metallo-hydrolase, which translates into the protein MIFSLKLPMQGPLKYVNAYLIKDGKESLLIDTGLPTQEDIMVLNNYLREYGYPDLVVITHYHPDHMGLVRLFKDSKILIHERELSYLNYLLSDEYEREMKAFFSANGFPHELIQKLFRNRNRFHDIIEGVTFNTVRDGDIIKIADKQLKVIWTPGHTMGHICLTYEDVIFCGDHILQDVTPNVSLLKLDDNPLKGYLESLDRVKNLDVEQLYPAHGEPFKEFRLRIEEIKNHHKQRLSEILRIIKAKGRANAYEIATGISWYKKWDDLSTFDKQLAIGETLAHIKYLIEEGTIKEINSNSIYYTISS